The following proteins are encoded in a genomic region of Rhinolophus ferrumequinum isolate MPI-CBG mRhiFer1 chromosome 17, mRhiFer1_v1.p, whole genome shotgun sequence:
- the DUSP7 gene encoding dual specificity protein phosphatase 7 yields the protein MKNQLRGPPVRAPMSASGASAAGGTGAGLEPGAGSGAGTGAGAVTGAGAMPCKSAEWLQEELEARGGASLLLLDCRPHELFESSHIETAINLAIPGLMLRRLRKGNLPIRSIIPNHADKERFATRCKAATVLLYDEATAEWQPEPGAPASVLGLLLQKLRDDGCQAYYLQGGFNKFQTEYSEHCETNVDSSSSPSGSPPTSVLGLGGLRISSDCSDGESDRELPSSATESDGSPVPSSQPAFPVQILPYLYLGCAKDSTNLDVLGKYGIKYILNVTPNLPNAFEHGGEFTYKQIPISDHWSQNLSQFFPEAISFIDEARSKECGVLVHCLAGISRSVTVTVAYLMQKMNLSLNDAYDFVKRKKSNISPNFNFMGQLLDFERTLGLSSPCDNHTPSEQLYFSTPTNHNLFPLNTLEST from the exons ATGAAAAACCAGCTCCGCGGCCCCCCAGTGCGGGCGCCCATGTCGGCCTCGGGGGCGTCGGCGGCTGGGGGAACCGGGGCGGGGTTGGAGCCCGGTGCGGGGTCCGGCGCGGGCACCGGGGCGGGAGCAGTGACGGGTGCGGGGGCCATGCCTTGCAAGAGCGCCGAGTGGCTACAGGAGGAGTTGGAAGCGCGCGGCGGCGCGTCCCTGCTGCTGCTCGACTGCCGGCCGCACGAGCTCTTCGAGTCGTCGCACATCGAGACGGCCATCAACCTGGCCATCCCGGGCCTCATGCTGCGCCGCCTGCGCAAGGGCAACCTGCCTATCCGCTCCATCATCCCCAACCACGCCGACAAGGAGCGCTTCGCCACGCGTTGCAAAGCGGCCACCGTGCTGCTCTACGACGAGGCCACGGCCGAGTGGCAGCCAGAGCCCGGCGCACCCGCCTCGGTGCTTGGCCTGCTCTTGCAAAAGCTGCGCGACGACGGCTGCCAGGCCTACTACCTCCAAG GTGGTTTCAACAAGTTCCAGACAGAGTACTCCGAGCACTGCGAGACCAACGTGGACAGCTCGTCCTCGCCCAGCGGCTCGCCACCCACCTCAGTGCTGGGCCTGGGGGGCCTCCGTATCAGCTCAGACTGCTCGGACGGTGAGTCAGACCGAGAGCTGCCCAGCAGTGCCACCGAGTCGGACGGCAGCCCTGTGCCATCGAGCCAACCGGCCTTCCCTGTCCAGATCCTGCCCTACCTCTACCTCGGCTGCGCCAAGGACTCCACCAACCTGGACGTGCTCGGCAAGTACGGCATCAAATACATCCTCAACGTCACACCCAACCTGCCCAACGCCTTTGAGCACGGGGGCGAGTTCACCTACAAGCAGATCCCCATCTCCGACCACTGGAGCCAGAACCTCTCCCAGTTCTTCCCTGAGGCCATCAGCTTCATCG ACGAGGCCCGCTCCAAGGAGTGTGGTGTCCTGGTACACTGCCTGGCCGGAATCAGCCGCTCCGTGACGGTCACGGTGGCCTACCTGATGCAGAAGATGAACCTGTCACTCAATGACGCCTATGACTTTGTCAAGAGGAAAAAGTCCAACATCTCACCCAATTTCAACTTTATGGGGCAGCTGCTGGACTTTGAGCGGACGCTGGGGCTGAGCAGCCCGTGCGACAACCACACCCCCAGCGAGCAGCTCTACTTCTCCACGCCCACCAACCACAACCTGTTCCCACTCAACACCCTGGAGTCCACGTGA